The following proteins are co-located in the Microcystis wesenbergii NRERC-220 genome:
- a CDS encoding inorganic diphosphatase: MDLSRIPAQPKPGLINVLVEITAGSKNKYEFDKDLNAFALDRVLYSSVQYPCDYGFVPNTLADDGDPLDGMVIMDQPTFPGCVITARPIGMLEMIDGGDRDEKILCVPAKDPRYAEVKSLKDVSPHRLDEIAEFFKTYKNLEKKVTEILGWKDVDAVTALVEQCIAAYK; encoded by the coding sequence GTGGATTTATCGCGCATTCCTGCCCAACCGAAACCCGGTTTAATTAACGTTTTAGTGGAAATTACCGCCGGTAGTAAGAATAAATACGAGTTTGATAAGGATTTAAACGCCTTTGCTCTCGATCGCGTTCTCTATTCTTCGGTACAATATCCCTGTGATTATGGTTTTGTTCCCAATACCCTCGCCGATGACGGCGATCCTTTAGATGGTATGGTGATCATGGATCAGCCTACTTTCCCCGGCTGTGTGATTACAGCGCGTCCCATTGGTATGTTAGAAATGATCGATGGTGGTGATCGCGATGAAAAAATTCTCTGTGTTCCCGCTAAAGATCCCCGTTATGCAGAGGTAAAATCTCTCAAAGATGTCTCTCCCCATCGCTTGGACGAAATCGCCGAGTTTTTCAAAACCTATAAAAATCTAGAGAAAAAAGTCACAGAAATTCTCGGTTGGAAAGATGTGGACGCAGTAACTGCTTTAGTCGAACAGTGTATTGCTGCTTATAAGTAA